In the genome of Drosophila pseudoobscura strain MV-25-SWS-2005 chromosome 3, UCI_Dpse_MV25, whole genome shotgun sequence, one region contains:
- the LOC6898372 gene encoding uncharacterized protein yields the protein MIHWTLVALAAALSAAVLLPQPSWANPLGGDEDTVDRPNIDYPALFKAFLDMGNAIFGNWAPVGFREELDVQRASFYG from the coding sequence ATGATTCACTGGACACTTGTTGCACTTGCGGCGGCTCTCAGCGCTGCCGTGCTGTTGCCCCAACCCTCCTGGGCCAATCCCCTCGGTGGCGACGAAGACACCGTGGACAGACCCAACATCGACTACCCGGCCCTCTTCAAGGCGTTCCTCGACATGGGTAATGCCATCTTCGGTAACTGGGCCCCCGTCGGCTTCCGGGAGGAGTTGGACGTGCAGCGGGCCTCGTTTTATGGATAG